The bacterium genome window below encodes:
- a CDS encoding CBS domain-containing protein has product MCAKLNEVLCYMSQFVGRPARSQKLGTYMGYVWDMVATLGELYPQLKGLVLRHRNTLVFYAAHGDEYVELLSRGRLMLDEQRLQPLELGPEDFSLRELLWDKQIVDVDGAKVVRVNDIHLLVGDRQWVVHVDVGFTGLLRRLGWERAIQPVVRTLGTPLADDLISWKFVQPVSSHAALAEPIRLTVAAQRLNELHPGELADVLEDLTHRQRQAFISALDADVAADVLEETDEDVQKSVIEAMDRGKAADILEEMEPAVAADLLASLEDEHSEAIMKEFEDEEEKADIAELMTYEDEDMAAALMTTDFIEVGEITPVGEALDRVREESEEIEAFYYVYVHDDDGKLLGALSLRHLIQEDPLLQVGNIVQSRLVALQLDSPVTEIADTFLRYSFLALPVVDESGVLRGVITFKHAFDQLLPHLYRAWKAD; this is encoded by the coding sequence ATGTGCGCAAAGCTGAATGAAGTCCTCTGCTATATGTCCCAGTTCGTGGGACGGCCGGCTCGCAGCCAGAAGCTCGGCACGTACATGGGCTACGTGTGGGACATGGTGGCGACGCTGGGAGAACTCTATCCGCAACTGAAGGGACTGGTGCTGCGGCATCGGAATACGCTGGTTTTTTATGCGGCGCATGGTGATGAGTACGTGGAGCTTCTGAGCCGCGGACGACTGATGCTCGACGAGCAGCGATTGCAGCCTCTGGAACTCGGGCCGGAAGATTTCAGTTTGCGCGAACTCTTGTGGGACAAGCAAATCGTGGACGTGGACGGCGCGAAGGTGGTGCGCGTCAACGACATTCATCTCCTGGTCGGCGACCGGCAGTGGGTGGTGCACGTGGACGTGGGATTCACGGGACTCCTCAGGCGACTCGGATGGGAGCGGGCGATTCAGCCGGTGGTGCGGACGCTGGGGACGCCGCTCGCCGATGATCTGATCTCGTGGAAATTCGTGCAACCGGTTTCGTCTCATGCCGCGCTGGCCGAGCCGATCCGGCTGACGGTGGCGGCGCAGCGACTCAACGAACTGCATCCCGGCGAGCTGGCGGACGTTCTCGAAGACCTCACGCACCGGCAACGGCAGGCGTTCATCTCCGCCCTCGATGCCGACGTGGCGGCGGACGTGCTCGAAGAGACCGATGAAGACGTGCAGAAGTCGGTGATCGAGGCGATGGATAGGGGAAAAGCGGCCGACATTCTCGAGGAGATGGAACCGGCGGTGGCGGCGGACCTCCTGGCGAGCCTCGAAGACGAGCACTCGGAAGCGATCATGAAGGAGTTCGAGGACGAGGAAGAGAAGGCCGACATCGCCGAGCTGATGACCTATGAGGACGAGGACATGGCGGCCGCGCTGATGACCACCGACTTCATCGAGGTCGGCGAGATCACTCCGGTGGGGGAGGCGCTGGATCGCGTGCGCGAAGAGTCGGAAGAGATCGAAGCGTTCTACTACGTGTACGTGCACGACGACGACGGGAAACTGCTGGGCGCGCTCAGTCTGCGGCATTTGATTCAGGAGGATCCGCTGTTGCAGGTGGGGAATATCGTACAGTCGCGGCTGGTGGCGCTGCAGTTGGATTCGCCGGTGACGGAGATCGCCGATACGTTTTTGCGCTATAGCTTTCTCGCGCTGCCGGTAGTGGACGAGTCGGGCGTCTTGCGCGGTGTGATCACGTTCAAGCACGCCTTCGATCAACTCCTGCCGCATCTCTATCGGGCGTGGAAAGCGGACTGA